The Dyadobacter sp. 676 DNA window CAATATCTCCGTGCGCCGCAGCTCGCCGCCGCGCGGTAAACAATTCCGGCTCTACTGCGCATCAGGAGACGGAACGCGCTAAAAGAAACTTGCGGCAGAGGGAAGCCGGATTTGACCACTGCCGGATGCGGCGTACTATATCTGGGCTTATCGCGTTGCTACCGTTTACGAATATCGCATTGCCCGCGTTGGCTGGCTTATTTCTGTGGCTGCTGCCCGCTGGCGAGCCGCTCAGATTACGACGCTGTTTGTGAACGATGATTTCGTTTATTTCGAGTTTTCCGTGGTTCCAGGTGTTAATCGGCTTGAAATGATGTATTAACGTTGTTTGGCGACCTTGAAAACCTTTTCCCGGGTAGCGGTGAGGACTTTGATGAGGTAAATCCCCGAGGGATAGCCCTTTGAAGGAAGTTCAATTTTTTCCGTTTGCAACTGGCCGCGGGCGATCGCCTCGTTCGCTCCCGCGTACATCGAAGTCAAGGATGAAAATAGCTTGTACCCAAGTTGTAATCGAATATTAATCTTCTTTATATTGTTTTAGGTAAAATTACATGATGAACCGGATCGGTAGTGGCAAACCAATATCTTTGCTTAACATCGGAGCGCGAATATTCTTAAATCCTATTGCTAATCCCGTCGCTTATGGTTTTCCATTTCAGGGAACAATTCCCGCAGCTCAATGTCTATTGGGAGAAATATCTTCCATATATGCAACGGCGTGAAGTGCCGGCAAAAACCACCCTGCTGAAAGAGGGGCAGGTGTCGCAGAGTTATATTTTCGTCGAGAAAGGTTGTGTCCGGGCGTATTTCGATAAGGATGGCAGTGAAAAAACAGTCCAGTTCTTTTTTGAAAATTCCGGCTTCTCATCTTTTGACAGCTTTGTCAACGAAGTGCCAAGTTTGTTTACCATTGAAACCATAGAGCCATCCGTTATTTATCTGCTTTCCAGGGTATATGTGCTTCAATTGATCGGGGAGCTGAGCCATGAGCCCAGCTTTGTCCACATCATCCTGGGCATATCGGCTGCCCGGCATAAACGTTATAGTGACGAACTTGTTTCCTTCATCCGCGACACGCCCGAGGAACGATACCAGCGCCTGCTGGCCGAACGTCCGCACATCGTCAGGCGGGTTGCACAGCATTACATTGCCTCTTATCTCGGGGTCAGCGCGGTGCATTTGAGCCGGATCAAAAGCAAACTGGCAAAGGGCAAGGCACATTTTTGAATTTAGTAACATATGTTATCGTCGCGCCTCTGATGCTCATCCTAGTTTTGGCCTAAGCTAAAACAAACAGAAAATGAAAGCAGCAGTGATGTATCCCGGGGGTGGATTACCCCAATACACCGAGGTCGACGAACCGCGGATTCAACATGATAACGAAATACTGGCCACAGTAAAGGCCGTGGCTGTGAAGCACCTGGACAAAGGGATCGCTTCGGGCAAACATTATAGCAGTGCCCGCTTGCCCGAAACCGCCCGGATCCCCGGTAGCGACGGTGTTTGCCTCCTTTCGGATGGCACCCGTGTTTACGGGATGGGCGTCAGCGGAATGATGGCCGAAAAGGCTACCATCCATAAGGACCGCATTGTCGGTATACCGGATGGCCTGGACGATGCTACCGCAGCAGCGTTGCCCAATGCGGTCGTGGGAGCGGCTATGGGGCTGAAATTCAAAGCGGAAATCCAGGCCGGTGATACAGTGCTGATCAACGGGGCGACGGGTGTTACAGGACGGGTGGCCATTCAGTTGGCCAGATATTACGGTGCAAAAAAGGTAATCGGCACCGGAAGAAATCAACAATCGCTTTCCGAACTGCTCGCCCTGGGTGCCGACGAAACGATTGCGATCACAGGGGATGATGCCCGGTTCAAGGCGCAGCTGGAAGTATTGCACGAAACGACGCCGGTCAACATTGTGATCGATTACCTGTGGGGCCGTACGGCTGAACTGATCCTTTCCGTCCTGAAAGGCAACGGCATGTTCACCAACCCGGTGAGATACGTGTCGGCAGGCAGCATGTCGGGGGACCTCATACAGCTTTCGGCTGCTATCATGCGCAGCGTGGATTTGCAGCTGACAGGATCGGGGATGGGCTCATGGCCCAGGGAACATGTGCAGAAGGCTTTCACGGAAATCCTGCCGGAAGCGTTCCGGCTCGCGGCCGAAGGGAAATTAAAGTTGGAAACTACCACGGCAAAACTATCCGACATTGCAGACTTGTGGCAGCTTGACATACCAGGTGGTAATCGCCTGGTGGTCATACCATAATCTTCTCGTTCTTTCTAATGTAAATTGTTCCCGGTAATCTTCTCCGGCCGCGGGGCTGTATTGCCATCGGCTTTGCCGATCGTTTAGAACTTGGAATCGTTTTAAGGGATCAGTTCGTCCGAAATCGCCTGTTCTTGTCCCGATAGCGAAGAACATTGCCGGGCCGGGTCGGTAACTCCTTTATAATTATTTTATCATATATTTGTCTTTTTATGATTATGAATAATTATCAGGGATATACCGACCCGGCTTTGCTGGCACTTATCGCGGAGGATGACGATCTGGCATTCGCGGAGGTGTATCGCCGCTACAAGGGCGTTCTTTTCCTGCACGCCCGGCGCATTCTCGGCAACGAGGAAGAGGCAAAGGACGTCCTGCAAGAACTTTTTACCACGCTCTGGATCAAACGAAATTCGCTCCGTTTCACGACCAGTCTGTCAGCTTACCTGTATGCCTCCGTCCGCAACAGGATATTCGACATTATCGCACACCGGAAAATCGAGGAAAAGTACATCGCTTCGCTGGCCGCCTTCATAGAGAAAGGCGAATACGTTACCGACCAGCAGCTGCTGGAACAGGAACTGAAAGAGTTGATCGAAAAGGAGATCACATTGCTGCCGCCCAAAATGCGTGAAGTTTTCGAACTGAGCCGCAAGGAGAACCTGTCCTACAAAGAGATCGCAGAACAGCTTCATGTTTCTGACAAGACCGTTAAAAAGCAGGTCAATAACGCGCTCCACATTCTTCGCGAAAAGCTCGATACTGCCTTCACTTCCATCGCCTGTTTGTTCTTCCTGTAAATTTTTTTTGATTTTTTTGATATTCTTCTACTACCAACGGCTGACTTGTCCGTCTTTACTCCATAACCAGCCAATCAGCGGAAATGGAGTTCTCGAAAGCCAGGGAGTTAATTCAAAAATACAGGGACGGCACATTGACGCCGGCCGAGAAAGCAGTTCTGGAAAGCTGGTACCTGGATCTGGGTAAAGCAGATACCGAGCCTATCGACGCCGAATACCTGGAATCGCATCTCGACGAGGTCTGGAACGCATTGCCGATCGGTAAGAAGCCGGAAGCGAAGCCGGGAAGAGTAATGCCGGTTTTCCGGCGACTCGCAGTTGCGGCGTCGGTCATCTTCCTGGTGGGTATTGGCGCATACTTCTTCTATACCGGCCCCGGCACTGCCCCGGTTACGGATGCCATTGCTCCTGCCGACGTCGCTCCCGGCGTGAGCAAAGCCGTTCTAACCCTGGCCGACGGCGCCGAAATTGTACTGGACAGCGTCCTGAACGGCCAGCTGGCAAAAGAAGGGAACACGAGCATTGTAAAGACGAACCCCGGCGAAATCGTTTACAAGCCGTCCGCCGAAAATGCAGGCGAGGACCATACATTGACCTACAACACCATCGCAACACCCAAAGCCGGGCAGTTTCAGGTGAGGCTTCCCGACGGTACCAAAGTGTGGCTTAATGCGCAGTCGTCTATCCGGTTCCCGACCGTCTTCTCCGGGCGCGAGCGCGTGGTCGAAATCATGGGCGAGGTGTATTTTGAGGTCACCCAAAAGAAAGCAGGTTCGCGCAAAGTTCCGTTCAAAGTGCTCGCAGGCAAGCAGTTGGTTGAAGTGTTGGGCACGCGATTCAATATCAACAGTTATCAGGACGAAGGCAAAATCAAAACGACATTGCTCGAAGGGAGCATCAAGGTACGCGAGTCGGACCATGCCGGTGGCGGCGTGTTGCTCCGTCCCGGGCAGCAGTCAGAACTGGTGGCGACCGGAAAGGCAAATAAGGGTAGCAAAAGCGAATTTGACGTGAGGACGGTCGACGCAGGTGCCGCGGTGGCCTGGAAGGACGGTTTCTTCCGTTTCGACAATGTGGGCCTACCCGAACTGATGCGGCAACTTTCGCGCTGGTACGACATGGACGTCGTTTACCACGCGCCCATCGGGGATCATGAGTTTGTGGGGCAGATCGAAAGGAGCGCTCCGCTGTCGAAAGTTTTGAAAATACTTGAAATGGGCGATGTGCATTTCCGCGTGGAAGGCAAGACGATCATCGTGACCGAATAGCCCTGTATGACTTATCCGACCACTTAAACCCTGCCGCTATGAATACCGAGTGAATCAGACCCCACGGGGATTTCATCAAAAGAAAGCCGTTTCAGATGCGACCTGAAACGGCTGGTGTCCGGAATCCCCAACCAGCCTGGGCCAAGAGCGCCAGGAGGGTTGCATTTGTTAGCTAAAACATTTTTTCAATTCCAAACCTGGTCAAAAATATGCAAATTTTTGTACATGGGAAAACTGCGTTTATATGTATACGTTATTTTCCGAAAATATTATTGGTGATGAAATTGACGGCTTTAATACTAACCATGGTATGCCTTCATGTATCAGCAGCCGGTTTTTCGCAGAAAATCAGTATGGCGGTAAGAAACAAACCGCTGGCGGCTGTCTTCTCCGACATACAAAAGCAAACCGGCTACCAGTTCTTCTACGACAACAAGATCGTCAAGAAAGGCAATAATGTGACGGTCGATATCCGTTCGGGGTCGATTGTTGACGTAATGGACGCTGTGATGAAGGGACAACCGCTTACTTACAGCATCATCGACAAGACGGTCGTGATCAAACGGAAAGCGGAAACAGGCGGCGATCCCAGGCTGGAAAGCAATGCCGAGAAAGTGGAAACGAGGACAGGCGGCACAAATCAGGGCACGCTTTTGGACAAAAACCTGGAAGCGCTGCTGCGGGCCCCGGATGAGTCCCGGAAGGCCGACCTGAACATAACCGGCAAGGTAACCGACGAAAAAGGTGATGGTTTGCCGGGTGTGAGCGTCATCCTGAAAGGCTCCCAGCGGGGGACTACCACCGACGTCGACGGTTCGTTTCAAATCGATGTGCCGGACAACGGTTCCATGCTTATTTTCAGTTTTGTAGGATATGTTTCCAAAGAGGTGGTTGTTGCTTCGCAGTCGTCGCTGGCCGTAACTCTTCAAATTGACAACCGAAGTCTGGAAGAAGTGGTGGTGGTCGGCTACGGCACGGTTAAGAAAAGCGACCTGACGGGCTCGCTATCGCAGGTCAAAGCCAAAGAACTGAATGCATATCCGGCTACGAATGTATTGCAGGCGCTTTCGGGGCGTGCCGCTGGCGTGCAGGTATTGCAAAACAACGGTTCGCCAGGTGGTGGCATCAGCGTTCGCATCCGGGGAACAAACTCGCTGAATGGCGGTAACGAACCGCTTTACGTGGTGGATGGCTTCCCGATCAACGACGGTAACCCTACGATTCTGAACAATGCCGACATCGAGAGTATGGAAATCCTCAAAGATGCGTCGGCCACTGCAATCTACGGTTCACGCGGCGCGAATGGTGTGATTCTGATCACCACCAAACAAGGAAAGGCGGGCAGGACCCGCGTCGACTTCGAGACCAGTTACAGCATTCAGAAGCTGCGCAAAAAGCTGGACATGATGAATGCGGCCGAATATGCCACATTCTACAACGAGCAGGCCGCCAACGACAAGCTGAATCCGTACTTCACCCAGGCGCAA harbors:
- a CDS encoding Crp/Fnr family transcriptional regulator, coding for MVFHFREQFPQLNVYWEKYLPYMQRREVPAKTTLLKEGQVSQSYIFVEKGCVRAYFDKDGSEKTVQFFFENSGFSSFDSFVNEVPSLFTIETIEPSVIYLLSRVYVLQLIGELSHEPSFVHIILGISAARHKRYSDELVSFIRDTPEERYQRLLAERPHIVRRVAQHYIASYLGVSAVHLSRIKSKLAKGKAHF
- a CDS encoding zinc-binding alcohol dehydrogenase family protein, giving the protein MKAAVMYPGGGLPQYTEVDEPRIQHDNEILATVKAVAVKHLDKGIASGKHYSSARLPETARIPGSDGVCLLSDGTRVYGMGVSGMMAEKATIHKDRIVGIPDGLDDATAAALPNAVVGAAMGLKFKAEIQAGDTVLINGATGVTGRVAIQLARYYGAKKVIGTGRNQQSLSELLALGADETIAITGDDARFKAQLEVLHETTPVNIVIDYLWGRTAELILSVLKGNGMFTNPVRYVSAGSMSGDLIQLSAAIMRSVDLQLTGSGMGSWPREHVQKAFTEILPEAFRLAAEGKLKLETTTAKLSDIADLWQLDIPGGNRLVVIP
- a CDS encoding RNA polymerase sigma-70 factor; this translates as MNNYQGYTDPALLALIAEDDDLAFAEVYRRYKGVLFLHARRILGNEEEAKDVLQELFTTLWIKRNSLRFTTSLSAYLYASVRNRIFDIIAHRKIEEKYIASLAAFIEKGEYVTDQQLLEQELKELIEKEITLLPPKMREVFELSRKENLSYKEIAEQLHVSDKTVKKQVNNALHILREKLDTAFTSIACLFFL
- a CDS encoding FecR domain-containing protein, with product MEFSKARELIQKYRDGTLTPAEKAVLESWYLDLGKADTEPIDAEYLESHLDEVWNALPIGKKPEAKPGRVMPVFRRLAVAASVIFLVGIGAYFFYTGPGTAPVTDAIAPADVAPGVSKAVLTLADGAEIVLDSVLNGQLAKEGNTSIVKTNPGEIVYKPSAENAGEDHTLTYNTIATPKAGQFQVRLPDGTKVWLNAQSSIRFPTVFSGRERVVEIMGEVYFEVTQKKAGSRKVPFKVLAGKQLVEVLGTRFNINSYQDEGKIKTTLLEGSIKVRESDHAGGGVLLRPGQQSELVATGKANKGSKSEFDVRTVDAGAAVAWKDGFFRFDNVGLPELMRQLSRWYDMDVVYHAPIGDHEFVGQIERSAPLSKVLKILEMGDVHFRVEGKTIIVTE